From Brevibacterium ihuae, the proteins below share one genomic window:
- the rpsA gene encoding 30S ribosomal protein S1 has product MTTTTPGTAQNEQIAVNDIGSAEDFLAAVDETIKYFNDGDIVEGTVVKVDRDEVLVDIGYKTEGVILSRELSIKHDVDPAEVVEVGDDIEALVLTKEDKDGRLMLSKKRAQYERAWGDIEKVKDEEGVVTGTVIEVVKGGLIVDIGLRGFLPASLVEMRRVRDLAPYIGQQVEAKIIELDKNRNNVVLSRRAWLEETQSAVRHDFLQTLQRGQVRPGVVSSIVNFGAFVDLGGVDGLVHVSELSWKHIDHPSEVVTVGDEVTVEVLDVDMDRERVSLSLKATQEDPWQHFARTHVIGQIVPGKVTKLVPFGAFVRVEDGIEGLVHISELAVRHIDLPEQVVNVDETIYVKVIDIDLDRRRISLSLKQANEGVDPEAEEFLDPALYGMTQEYDEDGNYKYPEGFDPETQEWMEGFETQREEWEQQYAAAQSRWEEHKKQVAKAIAADAEAGSESTPESAPQASYSSDDRADEGTLASDEALAALREKLAGN; this is encoded by the coding sequence ATGACCACCACCACGCCGGGCACGGCGCAGAACGAGCAGATCGCAGTCAACGACATCGGGTCTGCAGAAGATTTCCTCGCGGCTGTCGACGAGACCATCAAGTACTTCAACGACGGCGACATCGTCGAGGGTACGGTCGTCAAGGTCGACCGCGACGAAGTCCTGGTCGACATCGGCTACAAGACGGAAGGCGTCATCCTTTCGCGCGAGCTGTCGATCAAGCACGACGTCGATCCCGCTGAGGTGGTCGAGGTCGGCGACGACATCGAAGCCCTGGTCCTCACCAAGGAGGACAAGGACGGGCGTCTGATGCTGTCGAAGAAGCGGGCGCAGTACGAGCGTGCGTGGGGCGACATCGAGAAGGTCAAGGACGAGGAGGGTGTCGTCACCGGCACCGTCATCGAGGTCGTCAAGGGCGGCCTCATCGTCGACATCGGACTCCGCGGATTCCTCCCGGCCTCCCTCGTCGAGATGCGCCGCGTGCGCGATCTCGCGCCGTACATCGGCCAGCAGGTCGAGGCCAAGATCATCGAACTCGACAAGAACCGCAACAACGTCGTCCTCTCGCGCCGCGCATGGCTCGAGGAGACCCAGTCGGCGGTCCGCCACGACTTCCTCCAGACCCTGCAGAGGGGCCAGGTCCGTCCGGGCGTCGTGTCCTCGATCGTCAACTTCGGCGCCTTCGTCGACCTCGGCGGGGTCGACGGACTCGTCCACGTCTCCGAGCTCTCGTGGAAGCACATCGACCACCCGAGCGAGGTCGTCACCGTGGGCGACGAGGTCACCGTCGAGGTCCTCGACGTCGACATGGACCGCGAGCGCGTCTCCCTGTCGCTCAAGGCGACCCAGGAGGATCCGTGGCAGCACTTCGCCCGGACCCACGTCATCGGCCAGATCGTGCCGGGCAAGGTCACCAAGCTCGTTCCGTTCGGCGCGTTCGTGCGCGTCGAGGACGGCATCGAGGGCCTCGTGCACATCTCCGAGCTCGCCGTCCGCCACATCGATCTGCCCGAGCAGGTCGTCAACGTCGACGAGACGATCTACGTCAAGGTCATCGACATCGATCTCGACCGCCGTCGCATCTCGCTCTCGCTCAAACAGGCCAACGAGGGCGTCGACCCGGAGGCCGAGGAGTTCCTCGATCCCGCGCTCTACGGCATGACCCAGGAGTACGACGAGGACGGCAACTACAAGTACCCCGAGGGCTTCGATCCGGAGACCCAGGAGTGGATGGAGGGCTTCGAGACCCAGCGCGAGGAGTGGGAGCAGCAGTACGCCGCCGCCCAGTCGCGCTGGGAGGAGCACAAGAAGCAGGTCGCGAAGGCCATCGCGGCCGACGCCGAGGCCGGCTCCGAGTCGACCCCCGAGTCCGCGCCCCAGGCCTCCTACAGCTCGGACGACCGCGCTGACGAGGGCACCCTGGCCAGCGACGAGGCGCTCGCGGCGCTCCGCGAGAAGCTCGCGGGCAACTGA
- a CDS encoding OsmC family peroxiredoxin, producing MAPAAHPIVSKAHTTWQGTLAEGTGTVSLDTSQATTMTLSWAGRAETAITGVTNPEELIGAAHSACYSMALSNALTQNGTPPEEITTGADVSFTAEKGITDIHLVVVGRVPGMSVADFETIAQKAKKDCPVSKALKGVDIHLTASLG from the coding sequence ATGGCACCCGCAGCGCACCCGATCGTCTCGAAGGCCCACACCACCTGGCAGGGCACCCTCGCCGAGGGCACCGGCACGGTCTCGCTCGACACCTCGCAGGCGACGACGATGACCCTGTCGTGGGCCGGCCGCGCAGAGACGGCGATCACCGGGGTGACGAACCCCGAGGAGCTCATCGGCGCGGCGCACTCCGCGTGCTACTCGATGGCCCTGTCGAACGCCCTGACCCAGAACGGCACGCCTCCCGAGGAGATCACCACCGGTGCCGACGTCTCATTCACCGCGGAGAAGGGGATCACCGACATCCACCTCGTCGTCGTCGGCCGGGTGCCGGGGATGTCCGTCGCCGATTTCGAGACGATCGCGCAGAAGGCGAAGAAGGACTGCCCGGTGTCGAAGGCCCTCAAGGGCGTCGACATCCACCTCACCGCGTCGCTGGGCTGA
- the polA gene encoding DNA polymerase I — MTTDTRRLLLIDGHSLAYRAFYALPVENFSTTTGQSTNAVYGFVSMLINVLASEEPTHIAVAFDLGRGTFRLAEYPEYKAGRAKTPPEFHGQVELIQDLLRALAIPVVTKEGFEADDVLATLAAQGTAAGMETGIVTGDKDSFQLASDAVTILYPKRGVSELARMTPAAIEEKYGVTPENYRGLAALVGEKADNLPGVPGVGDKTAAKWLTKHGDLPGVLAAAEDIGGKAGENLRAHRGDVERNHRLNRLVTDLELGIEAPDAVRGEADREAVDALLDQLEFQVLGRRLEPLLGTAPVAPVADDLPAVELLDAAGFAALLADLDPADPVGIATDARFEVGLGTVDVLGIAQGERAAAIDLSTLDGPAGEALSTLLGSHPGLVLHGAKPQLKALVHAGHPLARPAVDTEIAAYLLVPDQRSYDLADLCLRHCGITLGEETEETEPGTLDLGSGDAEAERRGLGRSAAAVLRLAEALRPAVEAADMTRILDEIEMPLVTILARMELAGIAVDRSQLAALIDEFGRQAETSAESAYAAIGHEVNLGSPKQLQVVLFEELGMPKTKRTKTGYTTDADALAELFVKTGHPFLEHLLGHRDTTKLKQTVVGLERMVADDGRIHTTYQQTVAATGRLSSIDPNLQNIPVRTDAGRRIREVFVPDTDAGFTDLVTADYSQIEMRIMAHLSGDAGLIDAFRAGEDLHSFVGARVFGVETSAVTPAMRSKVKAMSYGLVYGLSAYGLSKQLRIGVDEARGLMDEYFERFGAVRDYLDSVVEDARAVGYTETMYGRRRYLPQLASDRRQVREMAERAALNAPIQGSAADIMKIAMLRVDAALREAEVRSRVLLQVHDEIVVELADGEFDRVSELIAATMGAAAELDVPLEVNIGRGASWQQAAH, encoded by the coding sequence GTGACTACGGATACCCGGAGACTGCTGCTCATCGACGGCCATTCCCTGGCCTACCGCGCCTTCTACGCGCTCCCGGTGGAGAACTTCTCCACCACGACGGGTCAGTCCACGAACGCCGTCTACGGCTTCGTGTCCATGCTCATCAATGTACTCGCCTCCGAGGAGCCGACCCACATCGCGGTCGCCTTCGACCTCGGGCGCGGGACCTTCCGGCTCGCCGAGTACCCGGAGTACAAGGCCGGACGGGCGAAGACCCCGCCGGAGTTCCACGGCCAGGTCGAGCTCATCCAGGACCTGCTGCGGGCGCTCGCGATCCCGGTCGTGACGAAGGAGGGCTTCGAGGCCGACGACGTCCTCGCCACCCTCGCCGCGCAGGGGACGGCCGCCGGCATGGAGACCGGGATCGTCACCGGCGACAAGGACTCGTTCCAGCTCGCCTCGGACGCGGTGACGATCCTCTACCCCAAGCGCGGGGTGAGCGAGCTCGCGCGGATGACGCCCGCCGCGATCGAGGAGAAGTACGGCGTGACGCCGGAGAACTACCGCGGCCTCGCCGCGCTCGTCGGCGAGAAGGCCGACAACCTCCCGGGCGTGCCCGGGGTGGGTGACAAGACCGCCGCGAAGTGGCTGACGAAGCACGGCGACCTGCCCGGCGTCCTCGCCGCGGCCGAGGACATCGGCGGGAAGGCCGGGGAGAACCTCCGCGCGCACCGGGGCGATGTCGAGCGCAACCACCGTCTCAACCGCCTCGTCACCGATCTCGAGCTCGGGATCGAGGCGCCCGACGCCGTCCGCGGCGAGGCCGACCGGGAGGCCGTCGACGCGCTCCTCGACCAGCTCGAGTTCCAGGTGCTCGGCCGCAGGCTCGAACCGCTCCTCGGCACGGCGCCGGTCGCGCCGGTCGCCGACGACCTGCCCGCCGTCGAGCTCCTCGACGCCGCGGGATTCGCCGCGCTGCTCGCCGACCTCGATCCCGCCGACCCGGTGGGGATCGCGACCGACGCGCGGTTCGAGGTCGGGCTCGGCACCGTCGACGTCCTCGGCATCGCGCAGGGCGAGCGGGCGGCGGCGATCGACCTCTCGACGCTCGACGGGCCTGCGGGCGAGGCGCTCTCGACGCTCCTCGGATCCCACCCGGGCCTCGTCCTCCACGGCGCCAAGCCGCAGCTCAAGGCGCTCGTCCACGCCGGTCACCCGCTCGCCCGGCCCGCCGTCGACACCGAGATCGCCGCCTACCTCCTCGTCCCCGACCAGCGGTCCTACGACCTCGCCGATCTGTGCCTGCGCCACTGCGGGATCACGCTGGGCGAGGAGACGGAGGAGACCGAGCCCGGCACCCTCGACCTCGGCTCCGGGGACGCGGAGGCCGAGCGGCGCGGACTCGGACGGAGCGCGGCGGCGGTGCTCCGGCTCGCTGAGGCGCTGCGCCCGGCCGTCGAGGCCGCCGACATGACCCGGATCCTCGACGAGATCGAGATGCCGCTCGTGACGATCCTCGCCCGGATGGAGCTCGCCGGCATCGCCGTCGACCGGTCGCAGCTCGCGGCGCTCATCGACGAGTTCGGCCGGCAGGCGGAGACGAGCGCCGAGTCCGCGTACGCCGCGATCGGCCACGAGGTCAACCTCGGCTCGCCCAAGCAGCTCCAGGTCGTGCTCTTCGAGGAGCTCGGGATGCCGAAGACCAAGCGCACGAAGACCGGGTACACGACGGACGCCGACGCGCTCGCCGAGCTCTTCGTCAAGACGGGCCACCCGTTCCTCGAGCACCTGCTCGGCCACCGCGACACGACGAAGCTCAAGCAGACGGTCGTCGGCCTCGAGCGGATGGTCGCCGACGACGGCCGGATCCACACGACCTACCAGCAGACCGTCGCGGCCACCGGCCGCCTGTCCTCGATCGATCCCAACCTCCAGAACATCCCGGTCCGCACCGACGCCGGGCGCCGCATCCGCGAGGTGTTCGTGCCCGACACCGACGCCGGCTTCACCGACCTCGTCACCGCCGACTACTCGCAGATCGAGATGCGGATCATGGCCCACCTGTCCGGCGACGCCGGGCTCATCGACGCCTTCCGCGCCGGCGAGGACCTCCACTCCTTCGTCGGCGCCCGAGTGTTCGGCGTCGAGACCTCCGCGGTCACCCCGGCCATGCGCTCGAAGGTCAAGGCGATGTCCTACGGCCTCGTCTACGGGCTGTCCGCCTACGGGCTCTCGAAGCAGCTCCGGATCGGGGTCGACGAGGCGCGGGGGCTCATGGACGAGTACTTCGAGCGCTTCGGCGCGGTGCGCGACTACCTCGACTCCGTCGTCGAGGACGCGCGCGCGGTCGGGTACACCGAGACGATGTACGGCCGGCGGCGCTACCTCCCGCAGCTCGCGAGCGACCGGCGCCAGGTCCGCGAGATGGCCGAGCGCGCCGCGCTCAACGCCCCGATCCAGGGCTCGGCGGCCGACATCATGAAGATCGCGATGCTCCGGGTCGACGCCGCGCTGCGGGAGGCCGAGGTGCGCAGCCGGGTGCTCCTCCAGGTGCACGACGAGATCGTCGTCGAGCTCGCCGACGGCGAGTTCGACCGGGTGTCGGAGCTCATCGCCGCGACGATGGGCGCGGCCGCCGAGCTCGACGTGCCGCTCGAGGTCAACATCGGGCGCGGCGCGAGCTGGCAGCAGGCGGCCCACTGA
- the coaE gene encoding dephospho-CoA kinase yields the protein MLLIGLTGGIGAGESTVARVLERAGAAIVDADAIAREVVAPGAPALARLVEAFGADILDAEGRLDRPALAAVAFADADSTARLNGIMHPAIAERAAELFALHADRDLVVHDVPLLVENAMSPRYHLALLVDVPAPVRLTRLVESRGMDRADAERRIAAQAGDPERYRACDVVVDNTGDPADTAARVERLVAERLLPFSRNLAAERPAERRPAAAGSAAPAPEHPGERAWVSERVVARLRHALDEAGLGSVELAAVDDPAADLVTVTLDLGAGTDSAALAAALTAAGYPAAEGSDPDATGQQSARGLHRNADPGRPVDVRISPATR from the coding sequence ATGCTGCTCATCGGACTCACCGGCGGGATCGGCGCCGGGGAATCGACGGTCGCCCGGGTGCTCGAGCGTGCCGGCGCCGCGATCGTCGACGCGGATGCGATCGCTCGCGAGGTCGTCGCCCCCGGGGCCCCGGCCCTCGCCCGCCTCGTCGAGGCGTTCGGCGCGGACATCCTCGATGCCGAGGGGCGACTCGACCGTCCCGCGCTCGCCGCCGTCGCCTTCGCCGACGCGGACTCGACCGCGCGGCTCAACGGGATCATGCACCCGGCGATCGCCGAGCGCGCCGCGGAGCTGTTCGCCCTCCACGCCGACCGCGACCTCGTCGTCCACGACGTGCCGCTCCTCGTCGAGAACGCGATGAGCCCCCGCTACCACCTCGCCCTCCTCGTCGACGTCCCCGCACCGGTGCGCCTGACGCGTCTCGTCGAATCCCGCGGGATGGACCGTGCCGACGCCGAGCGCCGGATCGCCGCTCAGGCCGGTGACCCCGAGCGCTATCGGGCGTGCGATGTCGTCGTCGACAACACCGGTGACCCGGCGGACACCGCCGCCCGGGTCGAACGGCTCGTCGCCGAGCGCCTGCTGCCGTTCTCCCGCAACCTCGCCGCGGAACGCCCCGCGGAGCGGAGACCCGCGGCCGCCGGTTCCGCTGCGCCGGCCCCGGAGCACCCGGGGGAGCGGGCGTGGGTCTCCGAGCGCGTCGTCGCGCGGCTGCGCCATGCGCTCGACGAGGCCGGCCTCGGCTCCGTGGAGCTCGCCGCCGTCGACGACCCCGCGGCCGATCTCGTCACAGTGACCCTCGACCTGGGCGCCGGGACGGACAGCGCGGCCCTCGCCGCGGCGCTCACCGCGGCCGGCTACCCGGCGGCGGAGGGCTCGGACCCGGATGCCACGGGACAGCAGAGCGCCCGGGGCCTGCATCGGAATGCGGACCCCGGGCGGCCGGTCGACGTGCGGATCAGCCCAGCGACGCGGTGA
- a CDS encoding class I SAM-dependent methyltransferase, translating to MTDSDYSPEIISGGYLAIDEEASVRANRTYWDGSAADYLAEHGSFLGASEFIWCPEGIHESEVGLLGDVARRQILEVGCGAGQCSRWLAEQGALATGVDLSSGMLEQASRLQREQPLAPDAVPPTFLQADARSLPFPSGSFDIAFSSYGALPFVKDAEVVLGEVARVLRPGGTWVFSVTHPVRWMFPDVPGEAGLTVEYSYFDRTPYVELDAEGRPVYAEHHRTMGDWISLLVESGFVLTGLTEPEWPAHNTTAWGGWSPLRGEVMPGTAIFSTRLADRPEG from the coding sequence ATGACCGACAGCGACTACTCCCCCGAGATCATCAGCGGCGGGTACCTCGCGATCGACGAGGAGGCCTCGGTCCGCGCCAACCGCACCTACTGGGACGGCTCCGCCGCCGACTACCTCGCCGAGCACGGCAGCTTCCTCGGCGCGAGCGAGTTCATCTGGTGCCCCGAGGGCATCCACGAGTCCGAGGTCGGCCTGCTCGGCGACGTCGCGCGTCGGCAGATCCTCGAGGTCGGGTGCGGCGCCGGGCAGTGCTCGCGCTGGCTCGCCGAGCAGGGCGCGCTCGCCACCGGCGTCGACCTGTCCTCCGGCATGCTCGAGCAGGCCTCCCGCCTCCAGCGCGAGCAGCCGCTCGCCCCGGACGCCGTCCCGCCGACGTTCCTTCAGGCCGACGCCCGCAGCCTGCCGTTCCCCTCGGGCAGCTTCGACATCGCCTTCTCCTCGTATGGCGCACTGCCCTTCGTCAAGGACGCCGAGGTCGTCCTCGGCGAGGTCGCCCGCGTCCTCCGCCCCGGCGGCACCTGGGTGTTCTCCGTCACCCATCCGGTGCGCTGGATGTTCCCCGACGTCCCCGGCGAGGCGGGGCTCACCGTCGAGTACTCGTACTTCGACCGCACGCCCTACGTCGAGCTCGACGCCGAGGGCCGCCCGGTCTATGCCGAGCACCACCGGACGATGGGCGACTGGATCTCGCTCCTCGTCGAGTCCGGGTTCGTCCTCACCGGGCTCACCGAGCCCGAATGGCCGGCCCACAACACGACCGCGTGGGGCGGCTGGTCGCCGCTGCGCGGTGAGGTCATGCCCGGCACCGCGATCTTCTCCACCCGGCTCGCCGACCGTCCGGAGGGGTGA